One window of the Granulicella arctica genome contains the following:
- a CDS encoding YebC/PmpR family DNA-binding transcriptional regulator, with translation MSGHSKWATIKHKKGATDAKRGKIFTRLIKEITIAAKGGGGDPDGNPRLRTAIAAAKAENMPADNIKRAIQRGTGELEGVNYDEITYEGYGPGGVAVIVDVLTDNKNRAVSEIRHAFSKNGGNLGESNSVSWMFSKKGVIVVAKSAASEEKLTEIVLDAGAEDLSDEGDNWEVLCAPADYEAVTNALKAAKITPEHGEVTMISSTYTKLEGAPAGQMMRLLEVLEDLDDAQNVYSNFDMDEAAMAAAGH, from the coding sequence ATGTCCGGCCATTCAAAATGGGCAACCATCAAGCACAAGAAGGGCGCAACCGACGCCAAGCGTGGAAAGATCTTCACGCGTCTGATCAAGGAAATTACGATTGCTGCGAAGGGCGGCGGTGGCGATCCTGACGGCAATCCTCGCTTGCGAACGGCGATAGCTGCGGCCAAAGCGGAGAACATGCCAGCCGACAATATCAAGCGGGCGATCCAGCGCGGCACGGGCGAGCTCGAGGGCGTGAACTACGACGAGATTACGTATGAGGGCTACGGTCCGGGTGGCGTGGCGGTGATCGTCGATGTGCTGACGGACAATAAGAACCGGGCAGTGAGCGAGATTCGTCATGCGTTTTCGAAGAACGGCGGAAACCTGGGCGAGTCGAACTCAGTGTCGTGGATGTTCTCGAAGAAGGGCGTGATCGTGGTGGCGAAGTCGGCAGCTTCTGAAGAGAAGCTTACGGAGATCGTGCTCGATGCGGGGGCGGAAGACCTTTCGGATGAAGGCGACAATTGGGAGGTGCTATGTGCTCCTGCGGACTACGAAGCGGTGACGAATGCTTTGAAGGCGGCGAAGATTACGCCTGAGCACGGTGAGGTGACGATGATTTCGTCGACCTATACGAAGCTCGAAGGCGCGCCGGCAGGGCAGATGATGCGACTGCTTGAGGTGCTGGAAGACCTTGACGATGCGCAGAATGTGTACTCGAACTTTGACATGGACGAGGC